One Kaistella polysaccharea DNA segment encodes these proteins:
- the fmt gene encoding methionyl-tRNA formyltransferase: MKSLKVIFFGTPEFAKTSLEAIHQSHHEVVGVVTVADKASGRGQKIHQSAVKEYAVENNLPVLQPEKLKNPEFLAEIEKLNADVFVVVAFRMMPKILFEMPKMGTFNLHASLLPDYRGAAPINYAVINGEKKTGATTFFINEKIDEGNILLQQEVEIYPEENAGELHDRLMQMGAQLVVETLNGLAENSITEKPQPHVDQPKNAFKIFKEDTRIDWYQTSETVHNFVRGMSPYPAAFTFIKIGEDEKFLKIYKGKYIESAHEENPGTLEINKHQFKIFTKDGFYIPEEVQLEGKKRMSVKDFLNGFQHFDHISMS; the protein is encoded by the coding sequence ATGAAATCATTAAAAGTTATATTTTTCGGAACTCCTGAATTTGCAAAAACTTCTTTAGAAGCTATTCATCAATCGCATCATGAAGTTGTAGGCGTGGTAACTGTTGCTGATAAAGCCAGCGGTCGCGGACAGAAAATTCACCAGTCCGCTGTGAAAGAATATGCCGTCGAAAATAATCTCCCAGTATTACAACCGGAAAAATTAAAAAATCCGGAGTTTTTAGCAGAAATTGAAAAACTCAATGCGGACGTTTTTGTAGTCGTAGCCTTCCGAATGATGCCAAAAATTTTATTTGAAATGCCTAAAATGGGAACTTTTAATCTTCACGCTTCTCTGCTTCCAGATTATCGAGGCGCGGCGCCCATTAATTATGCCGTGATTAATGGAGAGAAAAAAACAGGTGCAACTACTTTTTTTATTAATGAAAAGATTGATGAAGGGAATATCCTTTTACAGCAGGAAGTAGAAATCTACCCCGAAGAAAACGCGGGCGAATTGCACGATCGTTTAATGCAAATGGGTGCACAATTAGTGGTTGAAACTTTAAATGGTTTGGCTGAAAATTCAATTACGGAAAAACCGCAACCGCACGTCGACCAGCCGAAAAATGCCTTTAAAATTTTTAAAGAAGACACACGAATAGACTGGTATCAAACTTCAGAAACTGTTCATAACTTTGTTCGGGGGATGTCGCCCTATCCAGCCGCGTTTACTTTTATTAAAATTGGTGAAGATGAAAAATTCTTGAAAATTTATAAAGGTAAATATATCGAAAGTGCTCATGAGGAAAATCCCGGAACATTAGAAATTAATAAACATCAATTCAAAATTTTCACAAAAGACGGATTTTATATTCCAGAAGAAGTGCAATTAGAAGGAAAGAAACGAATGTCCGTTAAAGATTTTTTAAATGGTTTTCAGCATTTTGATCACATTTCGATGTCGTAG
- a CDS encoding OmpA family protein → MKLNLTIIAFALAIPTATFAQDTIAPMTVGYPNAYTSGSANVSPFTQESKRFNDWAVSAGAGVPLMQSSDLTSIKGFGAGKNLYGWSAYLSVDKAITHAFGLKLQYDKGETRQGFVNTKDHETTTLGDGARTQYDALSVLGDINFSNLLRRVDNHSPFRWALHGYAGIGTLAYRAYRQDAGPVYNQSLITEKEPFKLSSLFGQAGAGLKYRATKSLDIEARGMYLVSGDETFDGARSTTVNDNPSDNLINLTLGATLNLGKHESHLFWHDPLQEIYYKLDVLADRNQDVEVCKKGDADNDGVCDDWDRQLDTPAGARVDGAGVALDADLDGVIDLYDKCVTVPGPVENDGCPTTSSSTVSDDTRTLEGIEFDLNSDRILPSNTPILNNAVNYINSSEGAYNVVGGTDTRGTNEYNQRLSERRANNVKNYLIQNGVNSGKINSIGKGETDLKYPECEPATKCPEWKNRANRRVYFEAK, encoded by the coding sequence ATGAAACTAAATTTAACAATTATTGCATTCGCGCTAGCTATACCAACGGCTACCTTTGCACAGGACACAATTGCTCCTATGACTGTGGGTTATCCAAATGCCTACACGTCGGGATCAGCAAATGTTTCCCCGTTTACGCAGGAATCGAAAAGATTTAATGACTGGGCAGTTTCTGCCGGAGCAGGTGTACCTTTGATGCAGTCTTCTGACCTTACTTCTATAAAAGGTTTTGGAGCTGGAAAAAATTTATACGGCTGGTCTGCATATTTAAGTGTTGATAAAGCAATCACTCATGCTTTCGGACTTAAACTACAATATGACAAAGGAGAAACCAGACAAGGTTTTGTAAATACAAAAGATCACGAAACTACCACACTTGGTGATGGTGCAAGAACTCAATATGATGCGCTTTCAGTTTTGGGAGATATTAACTTCTCTAATCTTTTGAGAAGAGTTGATAATCATTCACCATTCAGATGGGCGCTTCATGGTTATGCAGGTATTGGTACTTTAGCTTACAGAGCTTACAGACAAGATGCAGGTCCTGTTTATAACCAATCTCTGATTACTGAAAAAGAACCTTTTAAATTAAGCAGTTTATTCGGTCAGGCAGGTGCAGGTTTGAAATACCGTGCGACGAAATCTTTGGATATTGAAGCAAGAGGAATGTACCTTGTTTCAGGTGACGAAACTTTTGATGGTGCTCGATCAACAACTGTGAACGACAATCCATCGGACAATTTAATTAACTTGACATTAGGTGCGACCTTGAATTTAGGAAAACACGAATCTCATTTATTCTGGCATGATCCACTTCAGGAAATTTATTACAAGTTAGATGTATTGGCTGATAGAAACCAAGATGTTGAAGTTTGTAAAAAAGGTGATGCTGACAATGATGGAGTATGTGATGATTGGGACAGACAATTGGATACGCCTGCCGGAGCGAGAGTTGATGGTGCTGGTGTAGCCTTGGATGCAGATTTAGATGGTGTTATCGACTTGTACGACAAGTGTGTAACAGTACCAGGACCAGTTGAAAACGACGGTTGTCCTACAACATCTTCATCTACAGTTTCTGATGATACAAGAACATTAGAAGGTATTGAATTTGATTTGAATTCAGACAGAATTCTTCCTTCAAATACTCCAATTTTAAATAATGCAGTTAATTATATCAATTCTTCGGAAGGCGCTTATAACGTTGTAGGTGGAACTGATACAAGAGGTACCAATGAGTACAACCAGAGATTATCTGAAAGAAGAGCAAATAATGTGAAAAATTATTTGATTCAGAATGGGGTAAATTCAGGTAAAATTAACTCTATCGGAAAAGGAGAAACAGATTTGAAATATCCTGAATGTGAGCCGGCAACCAAATGTCCGGAATGGAAAAACAGAGCGAACAGAAGAGTATACTTCGAAGCTAAATAA
- the folK gene encoding 2-amino-4-hydroxy-6-hydroxymethyldihydropteridine diphosphokinase: protein MSQHEATLLLGSNLGNVQSNIKTAIRLIEAQLGTVIARTEMLITEPVEFDSNNFFCNIAIVIKTQYSPVHLLKLIKMLERSMGRESDTSVSKVYEDRMIDIDVVFFDNISFYSSELIIPHEKHLYQRDFSRLLLEELKNIKKQ, encoded by the coding sequence ATGTCGCAACATGAAGCCACTTTGTTACTCGGAAGTAATCTTGGAAATGTACAAAGTAATATAAAAACAGCCATTCGCCTGATAGAAGCACAACTCGGCACAGTTATCGCTCGTACAGAAATGCTTATTACGGAGCCTGTAGAGTTTGATAGTAATAATTTTTTTTGTAATATTGCAATAGTAATAAAAACGCAATATTCTCCCGTACATCTATTAAAGTTAATTAAAATGCTTGAAAGGTCGATGGGAAGGGAATCGGACACATCAGTTTCAAAAGTCTACGAAGATAGAATGATTGATATTGATGTGGTATTTTTTGATAATATTAGCTTTTATTCGTCGGAATTAATAATTCCGCATGAAAAACATTTATACCAGCGTGATTTTTCAAGACTGCTGTTGGAAGAATTAAAAAACATTAAAAAACAATAA
- a CDS encoding RecQ family ATP-dependent DNA helicase, with product MIQSQNFDQLKLQTLKHFWGFDHFRDSQEEIINAVISGQDALALLPTGGGKSLCYQLPALILEGTCLVVSPLLALMKDQVYQMKNLGIEAEYLSSELDEYDAEIIFNRCKDGLTKLLYISPERLTNRLFIQNLEEIQVSFIAVDEAHCISEWGQDFRPSYQNIKEFRNRLGKVPCLALTATATPKVLQEIQGKLNLKNNLVFQKSFRRNNLKIISDKISDKYERVRNLLKYNDSSGIIYVRTRKEAEELTGFLHRNQITNVDFFHAGIPVKEKNAKQDFWLKSRNHTLISTNAFGMGIDKDNVRFIVHFSPPASIENYYQEIGRAGRDGLGSYAFLLWNEQELKNFDQILINQIPSKLEFQNIVTYLYSTFQIAENDLPENVFQLHIQKVQNFTKASLAKIRNVLNFLHHQEIIFYNSQNSLSSLELKINAEQIDLLPKKDAYFIELLLRNLTGITMHKVMFNEKSFSAKVGSDLHLVKERLRELQKSGYLDYIDGAQSSVKFLKHRDQRAIEGQYWYLFAQIQKNKIQKWEEMKFFVENDDFCKMKLILSYFGEKNVKNCGNCSVCQQQKESVFGRDISKDILNILKNSPANVEEISIKLNYFSKENILENLIHLLDAGKVKMLNFRTYAFNHD from the coding sequence GTGATTCAGTCTCAAAATTTCGATCAGTTAAAACTTCAAACCTTAAAACATTTTTGGGGTTTCGACCATTTTAGAGATTCGCAGGAAGAGATTATTAATGCTGTAATTTCAGGGCAAGATGCATTGGCATTGTTGCCAACTGGCGGTGGAAAATCGCTTTGCTACCAATTGCCGGCTTTAATTTTAGAAGGAACATGTTTGGTGGTTTCGCCACTTTTAGCATTGATGAAAGATCAGGTTTATCAGATGAAAAATCTGGGAATTGAAGCCGAATATCTTTCCTCCGAACTTGATGAATATGATGCTGAGATCATTTTCAACCGCTGTAAAGATGGCCTCACAAAACTATTATACATTTCCCCAGAACGGCTTACGAATCGCCTATTTATTCAAAATCTGGAGGAAATTCAAGTTTCATTTATAGCAGTAGATGAAGCCCACTGTATTTCCGAATGGGGACAGGATTTTCGGCCCAGTTATCAAAATATTAAAGAGTTTAGAAATCGTCTTGGAAAAGTTCCTTGCCTGGCACTTACCGCGACAGCAACGCCGAAAGTTCTACAGGAAATACAAGGAAAGCTCAACTTAAAAAACAATCTGGTTTTTCAGAAAAGTTTTAGACGGAATAATTTAAAAATAATTTCTGATAAAATTTCCGATAAATATGAACGGGTCCGTAATCTGTTAAAATATAACGATTCTTCAGGAATTATTTACGTTAGGACTCGAAAAGAAGCCGAAGAATTAACTGGATTTCTTCATCGGAATCAGATTACGAATGTTGATTTCTTCCACGCTGGAATTCCAGTAAAAGAGAAAAATGCAAAACAGGATTTTTGGCTGAAAAGTCGAAACCATACTCTAATTTCGACCAATGCATTTGGTATGGGAATCGACAAAGATAATGTGCGATTTATTGTGCATTTTTCCCCGCCAGCTTCAATAGAAAATTATTATCAGGAAATCGGACGAGCCGGCCGAGATGGATTGGGATCGTATGCTTTTCTCCTTTGGAATGAACAGGAACTCAAAAATTTTGACCAGATTTTAATCAATCAAATTCCTTCAAAATTAGAGTTTCAGAATATCGTAACCTATTTGTATTCTACCTTCCAGATTGCAGAAAATGATTTGCCTGAAAATGTATTTCAGCTTCATATTCAAAAGGTGCAGAATTTTACGAAAGCTTCTTTAGCTAAGATTAGGAATGTTCTCAATTTTTTACATCATCAAGAAATTATTTTTTATAATTCCCAAAATTCGCTTTCTTCTTTAGAATTAAAGATTAATGCAGAACAAATAGATCTTCTACCCAAAAAAGATGCTTATTTTATAGAACTTCTACTGAGGAACCTTACGGGAATTACAATGCACAAAGTCATGTTCAATGAAAAATCGTTCAGTGCGAAAGTTGGTTCAGATCTCCATTTGGTGAAAGAACGACTTCGTGAATTACAGAAAAGTGGTTATTTAGATTATATTGATGGAGCGCAGTCGAGCGTGAAATTTCTTAAACATCGTGATCAGCGCGCAATCGAAGGTCAGTATTGGTATCTTTTTGCCCAAATTCAGAAAAACAAAATTCAGAAATGGGAAGAAATGAAATTTTTTGTAGAGAACGATGACTTCTGTAAAATGAAGTTAATTCTGTCTTATTTCGGGGAGAAAAATGTAAAGAATTGTGGCAATTGTTCGGTTTGTCAGCAACAAAAGGAAAGCGTTTTTGGTCGGGATATTTCGAAAGATATTCTAAATATTCTGAAAAATTCACCTGCAAACGTAGAAGAGATTTCAATTAAACTGAATTACTTTTCGAAAGAAAATATTCTTGAAAATTTAATTCATTTACTCGACGCGGGAAAAGTGAAAATGCTCAATTTCCGAACATACGCCTTCAACCACGATTAA
- a CDS encoding choice-of-anchor L domain-containing protein, whose translation MVKNLLSLMLGLLSIAGYSQQYISVSSKSADELVRDIFIGSQNANCITVSNVTVKGWQDYGNNPFSYGYFEKGTLPFDIDKGIILSTGNAQNAPGPNNSLLSDGAYDWLGDIDLASAFQTPTSKYINATALEFDFVANNTTEISFEYMLLSEEYQTSGCDYYDSFAFLIKQDGEANYNNIALVPGTNQPVSSQTVRGGTDCPRNPTYFDRFNYPPYSSRQVSPTNYDGQTKVLTAKTNIIPGERYHIKLVIADYSTTSHDSAVLLKAGSFVGKKDLGPDLLITTNNAICEGLSKTLDATTTGATSYQWFKDGNALTGKTNPQLSISGSPSSTGKYEVEVSLGGCILKGSIQVEIQPKATVNYGVFPFCDDNLDGSIPINFTFLSNEVIPNFSPTLIFKYYLDGMDAQNNASNNLQNGWLLTSDTDVFVRVDSSAGCLPVIGKVTLAIGNKTPLLKTKFTAATICDDQRKGSVPVDLTKYTNEFTLDNSITAVFFGSVDDARKNKNPISAQQTLNTDSRTFGIRLQNSTACANVGEITVTKKTPNTSMLLVDKEVCENGTTTLDAGAGFDYYKWSNGQEGISTSKISNVGVGTYYVDLTSNGCTFRQSVKITSSQLPQISNIDVIGSTATIFVNGGTPPYQYSVDNITFQSSNILTKLPRGRQTIYVKDAQNCKTVSKEFLILNLVNVITPNGDGKNDVLDYSDLSIKKEVQIEIYNRQEIQVFTAQKAPYIWDGKMNGRIVPTETYWYILRWIEPDSNLPITYKGWVLLKNRN comes from the coding sequence ATGGTGAAAAATCTACTTTCTTTAATGTTGGGATTACTCTCTATCGCCGGATATTCACAACAATACATTTCAGTAAGTTCTAAATCTGCTGATGAATTGGTGAGAGATATTTTTATCGGATCTCAGAATGCAAATTGCATCACCGTATCGAATGTCACTGTAAAAGGTTGGCAAGATTACGGCAACAACCCTTTCAGTTATGGATATTTCGAAAAAGGAACTTTGCCATTTGATATTGATAAAGGAATTATTTTAAGTACAGGAAATGCACAAAATGCACCTGGACCCAACAATTCTCTGCTAAGTGACGGCGCATATGATTGGCTGGGCGACATTGATTTAGCAAGTGCTTTTCAGACTCCTACATCAAAATATATTAACGCAACAGCTCTCGAATTTGATTTTGTTGCGAACAATACTACGGAAATCAGTTTCGAGTATATGTTGCTTTCCGAAGAATATCAAACCAGTGGCTGTGATTACTATGATTCATTTGCTTTTCTTATTAAACAGGATGGTGAAGCCAATTACAACAATATTGCGTTGGTACCTGGAACCAATCAGCCGGTTTCCTCCCAAACAGTTCGGGGCGGCACAGACTGCCCAAGAAATCCCACGTATTTTGACCGATTCAATTATCCGCCCTATTCTTCAAGGCAGGTTTCGCCTACAAATTACGATGGTCAGACAAAAGTATTAACTGCAAAAACAAACATAATCCCTGGGGAGAGATACCATATTAAACTCGTTATCGCAGACTATAGTACCACATCACATGACTCTGCAGTATTGTTAAAAGCTGGAAGTTTCGTCGGTAAAAAAGACCTTGGTCCTGATTTATTGATCACGACAAACAACGCAATTTGTGAAGGTTTGTCTAAAACTTTAGACGCGACAACTACAGGCGCAACTTCTTATCAATGGTTTAAAGACGGAAATGCGCTTACTGGTAAAACAAACCCGCAATTATCAATCTCAGGTTCACCGTCAAGTACCGGAAAATATGAGGTAGAAGTTAGTCTGGGCGGTTGCATTTTAAAAGGTTCAATTCAGGTTGAAATACAACCAAAAGCAACAGTTAATTACGGAGTCTTTCCATTTTGTGATGACAATTTAGACGGAAGTATTCCCATAAATTTCACGTTTTTAAGCAACGAGGTAATTCCCAACTTTAGTCCGACTTTAATTTTTAAATATTATTTAGATGGAATGGATGCCCAGAATAATGCTAGCAATAATCTCCAAAATGGTTGGCTTTTAACTTCTGACACCGACGTCTTTGTGCGAGTAGATAGTTCTGCCGGTTGCTTGCCAGTAATAGGAAAAGTAACACTAGCTATTGGCAATAAAACACCTCTTTTAAAAACTAAATTTACAGCCGCCACAATTTGTGACGATCAACGGAAAGGTTCGGTTCCCGTAGATTTGACTAAATATACAAACGAGTTTACTTTAGATAACTCAATTACCGCTGTATTCTTCGGTTCTGTCGACGATGCAAGAAAAAATAAAAACCCAATTTCAGCACAACAGACTTTAAATACAGATTCCCGGACCTTCGGCATTCGATTACAAAATAGTACAGCTTGTGCTAATGTTGGAGAAATTACCGTTACTAAAAAAACCCCAAATACTTCGATGCTTTTAGTTGATAAAGAAGTTTGCGAAAATGGAACCACAACTTTAGATGCCGGCGCTGGATTCGATTATTATAAATGGAGCAACGGCCAAGAAGGAATTTCGACATCGAAAATTTCGAATGTCGGCGTAGGCACTTATTATGTCGACTTAACCTCTAACGGATGCACTTTCCGACAATCTGTAAAAATCACCTCTTCCCAACTCCCGCAAATCAGCAACATCGATGTTATTGGCAGTACAGCGACCATTTTCGTAAATGGTGGAACTCCTCCGTACCAATATTCAGTTGATAATATTACATTTCAAAGTTCAAATATCCTAACAAAACTCCCCCGCGGACGTCAAACAATTTATGTAAAAGATGCTCAAAATTGTAAAACGGTCAGTAAAGAATTTCTGATTCTCAATTTAGTTAACGTAATTACTCCTAACGGTGATGGAAAAAACGATGTTCTGGATTACTCAGATTTAAGCATCAAAAAAGAGGTTCAAATTGAAATTTATAACCGTCAGGAAATCCAGGTTTTTACTGCTCAAAAAGCACCTTATATTTGGGATGGAAAAATGAACGGACGCATTGTACCCACCGAAACTTATTGGTATATTTTAAGATGGATCGAACCCGATTCAAATTTACCAATTACGTACAAAGGTTGGGTTTTGCTTAAAAATAGAAATTAA
- a CDS encoding outer membrane beta-barrel protein produces MFRDWSISVGGGGAFLQNADVNSFYDGKTNFGYNLYASLDKQITHVFGLGVHYQMGETNQKALLPGALGVAAGVATAYTKYRQVSLMGDINFSNLMRRVDNHSPYRWALHGYAGLGFQGYETLLLDNDMSRWSTSPPRIPIEINQKIGLDTFMFHLGTGVKYNVSPLIDVEARALYTITGDDSFDGGGYGKTARPPYNAINPGTSDNMFTVNLGLTFKLGKHDTHLSWYDPLQDIHGRIKVLEDMPTELVVCEKGDLDNDGVCDDWDRQLDTPAGARVDGAGVALDLDLDGVIDLYDKCVTVPGTVETSGCPK; encoded by the coding sequence ATGTTTCGTGACTGGTCAATATCAGTTGGTGGCGGTGGAGCTTTCTTACAAAATGCGGATGTAAACTCTTTCTACGACGGGAAAACCAATTTCGGCTATAATTTGTATGCGTCATTAGACAAGCAGATTACGCATGTTTTTGGTTTAGGGGTGCATTACCAAATGGGAGAAACTAATCAAAAGGCTTTATTGCCTGGCGCATTAGGTGTCGCAGCGGGTGTCGCAACAGCGTATACTAAATATCGCCAAGTCTCTCTGATGGGAGATATTAATTTTTCAAACTTAATGAGACGTGTAGACAATCACTCACCTTACAGATGGGCGCTACACGGTTATGCAGGTTTAGGTTTTCAAGGTTATGAGACTTTGTTACTTGATAATGATATGTCAAGATGGAGTACTAGTCCGCCAAGAATTCCAATTGAAATAAACCAAAAAATTGGTTTAGATACTTTCATGTTTCATTTAGGAACTGGGGTGAAATATAATGTTTCGCCATTAATTGATGTTGAAGCAAGAGCATTGTACACCATAACAGGTGATGATTCTTTTGATGGTGGTGGTTATGGCAAAACAGCAAGACCTCCTTATAATGCCATCAATCCAGGAACTTCAGACAATATGTTTACTGTAAATTTAGGTCTAACATTTAAGCTTGGTAAGCATGATACTCATTTATCATGGTACGATCCATTGCAGGACATTCACGGAAGAATCAAAGTTTTGGAGGATATGCCAACAGAATTGGTGGTTTGTGAAAAAGGTGATTTAGATAATGATGGTGTTTGCGATGATTGGGACAGACAGTTAGATACTCCTGCTGGTGCAAGGGTTGACGGAGCTGGTGTTGCTTTAGATCTTGACTTAGATGGTGTTATCGACCTTTATGATAAATGTGTAACTGTGCCGGGAACTGTAGAAACCAGCGGTTGCCCTAAATAA